Proteins encoded within one genomic window of Ranitomeya variabilis isolate aRanVar5 chromosome 4, aRanVar5.hap1, whole genome shotgun sequence:
- the LOC143764862 gene encoding gastrula zinc finger protein XlCGF66.1-like: MMEKDEWHMTERLLNITLEIIYLLTGEDYTGMKKTLREQKTPCVYEGWSKTQSPIKNNEQKILDLTNKITELLTGEVPVRRQDVTVYFSMEEWEYLEGHKDLYKDVMMDNPQPFISSDGSNEQSSAVRCLSPLYSQDCLKDIHPDPQDYLESEDEDLINIKVEVRKLEEETCAKNDHLCKEEETPTYINKDGQYIGTNPWDTCLDLPQCCKIEGNIVPDSLERPVIPVMRQIHQQTSDIHYETRSKTTEVSKVRRNCKSYQCTQCSKTFTQNADLIRHSRVHTGERPFLCTDCGKCFTQKSALVYHKRIHTGERPFLCYDCGKCFAHKSILINHRRIHTGEKPFSCSDCGKCFAYKSYLVDHQRIHAGVKPHQCIECRKCFTHKSDLNRHRRVHTGETPFTCAECGKHFTQRANLALHRKVHSQK, encoded by the exons ATGATGGAGAAAGACGAATGGCACATGACCGAGAGGTTATTAAACATCACACTAGAGATCATCTACCTTCTGACCGGAGAG GATTACACAGGCATGAAGAAGACATTAAGAGAACAAAAAACACCCTGTGTTTATGAAGGATGGAGCAAGACTCAGAGCCCCATTAAGAACAATGAGCAGAAGATCCTAGATCTTACCAATAAGATcactgagctgctgactggagag GTTCCTGTAAGgcgtcaggatgtcaccgtctatttctccatggaggagtgggagtatttagaaggtcacaaggatctgtacaaggacgtcatgatggataaTCCCCAGCCTTTCATATCATCAG ATGGATCCAATGAACAATCGTCAGCAGTGAGATGTCTCAGTCCTCTGTATTCTCAAGATTGCCTAAAGGATATTCACCCTGACCCACAGGACTATCTGGAATCTGAG GATGAAGATTTGATTAATATTAAAGTTGAGGTAAGAAAACTAGAAGAGGAGACATGTGCAAAGAATGATCACCTTTGTAAGGAGGAAGAAACGCCTACTTATATCAATAAGGATGGACAATACATCGGCACTAATCCATGGGACACATGTCTTGATTTACCTCAGTGCTGTAAGATAGAAGGCAATATTGTACCAGATTCACTAGAGCGCCCTGTCATTCCGGTTATGCGTCAAATCCATCAACAAACATCTGATATTCATTATGAAACCCGATCAAAAACTACAGAAGTCTCTAAAGTTAGAAGAAATTGTAAATCTTACCAGTGCACTCAATGTTCCAAAACTTTCACTCAGAATGCAGATCTCATCCGGCATTCCAGAGTTCACACGGGCGAGAGACCATTTTTATGTACTGACTGTGGAAAATGCTTTACCCAGAAATCCGCTCTTGTTTATCACAAGAGAATACACACGGGGGAGAGACCTTTTCTGTGTTATGACTGTGGAAAGTGCTTTGCGCATAAATCGATTCTCATCAATCACcgtagaatccacacaggggagaagccattctcaTGCTCTGATTGCGGTAAATGTTTTGCTTATAAATCCTATCTTGTTGATCACCAAAGAATCCACGCAGGAGTGAAGCCCCATCAGTGCATTGAGTGCAGAAAATGCTTCACTCACAAGTCAGATCTTAATAGACATAGAAGAGTCCACACCGGAGAGACGCCATTTACTTGTGCAGAATGTGGTAAACATTTTACACAAAGAGCAAATCTTGCTTTGCACCGAAAAGTTCACTCACAGAAATAA